One part of the Vogesella sp. LIG4 genome encodes these proteins:
- a CDS encoding ATP-binding cassette domain-containing protein, whose product MNPVLAIRGLGHRYGQRQALAGLDLTLAAGECCILLGPNGAGKSTLFGLLTRLLALQQGSIELFGQRLRPTLLGRVGVVFQQPTLDLDLTVEQNLSYFGALQGLHGKALALRIGAELERLQLAERRRERVRALNGGHRRRVEIARALLHQPALLLLDEPTVGLDLPTRQQLIVHLHALARDDGLALLWATHLIDEIDPAHDTLALLHRGQLLAHGPVAPLLAASGRDDLAGWFDHHTGALS is encoded by the coding sequence ATGAACCCGGTGCTGGCCATCCGCGGGCTGGGCCACCGCTACGGCCAGCGCCAGGCGCTGGCCGGGCTGGATCTCACCCTGGCGGCGGGCGAATGCTGCATCCTGCTCGGCCCCAACGGCGCCGGCAAGAGCACGCTGTTCGGCCTGCTCACCCGCCTGCTGGCGCTACAGCAGGGCAGCATCGAGCTGTTCGGCCAGCGCTTGCGGCCAACCCTGCTCGGCCGCGTCGGCGTGGTGTTCCAGCAGCCGACGCTGGACCTGGACCTGACGGTGGAACAGAACCTGAGCTACTTCGGCGCGCTGCAGGGCCTGCACGGCAAGGCGCTGGCACTGCGCATCGGCGCCGAGCTGGAGCGGCTGCAGCTGGCAGAGCGCCGCCGCGAGCGGGTACGCGCACTGAACGGCGGCCACCGCCGGCGGGTGGAAATCGCCCGCGCGCTGCTGCACCAGCCAGCGCTGCTGCTGCTGGACGAGCCCACCGTGGGGCTGGACCTGCCCACCCGCCAGCAGCTGATCGTCCATCTGCACGCGCTGGCGCGCGACGATGGCCTGGCGCTGCTGTGGGCCACCCACCTGATAGACGAGATCGACCCGGCGCACGACACGCTGGCGCTGCTGCACCGCGGCCAACTGCTGGCGCACGGGCCGGTTGCACCGCTGCTGGCCGCCAGCGGCAGGGACGACCTGGCAGGCTGGTTTGATCATCACACCGGGGCATTATCATGA
- a CDS encoding ABC transporter permease, translating to MKWLLVLQAVILRELRRFLQQRSRFFGALVRPLIWLLVFAAGFRAALGIAITPPYETYITYDVYIVPGLVGMVQLFNGMQNSLSMVYDREMGSMRVLLTCPQPLPFLLFARLFAGMCVSLLQAYAFLLIARLYGVDLPWQGFVSVLPALVLSGLLLGAAGMVLSSWVAQIENFAGVMNFVVFPLFFLSSALYPLWKMQEASEVVYRLCSLNPFTDAVEMIRFALYGQWQQGAIVNTLLATAVCMALALWGYRPRQRA from the coding sequence ATGAAATGGCTACTGGTCCTGCAGGCGGTGATCCTGCGCGAGCTGCGCCGCTTCCTGCAGCAGCGCTCGCGCTTTTTCGGCGCGCTGGTGCGGCCGCTGATCTGGCTCTTGGTCTTTGCCGCCGGCTTTCGCGCCGCGCTGGGCATCGCCATCACCCCGCCGTACGAAACCTATATCACCTACGACGTGTACATCGTGCCGGGGCTGGTGGGCATGGTGCAGTTGTTCAACGGCATGCAGAACTCGCTGTCCATGGTGTACGACCGCGAGATGGGCAGCATGCGCGTGCTGCTGACCTGCCCGCAGCCGCTGCCCTTCCTGCTGTTTGCGCGCCTGTTCGCCGGCATGTGCGTGTCGCTGCTGCAGGCCTACGCCTTTTTGCTGATCGCCCGCCTGTACGGTGTGGACCTGCCGTGGCAGGGCTTTGTCAGCGTGCTGCCGGCGCTGGTGCTCAGTGGCCTGCTGCTGGGCGCCGCCGGCATGGTGCTGTCGTCGTGGGTGGCGCAGATCGAGAATTTTGCCGGGGTGATGAATTTCGTGGTGTTCCCGCTGTTCTTCCTGTCCTCGGCGCTGTACCCGCTGTGGAAAATGCAGGAAGCCAGCGAGGTGGTGTACCGGCTGTGCAGCCTCAACCCGTTTACCGATGCGGTGGAGATGATCCGCTTCGCGCTGTACGGCCAGTGGCAGCAGGGCGCCATCGTCAACACCCTGCTCGCCACCGCGGTGTGCATGGCGCTGGCGCTGTGGGGCTACCGGCCGCGGCAGCGGGCCTAG
- the pedF gene encoding cytochrome c-550 PedF: protein MKAVTLRLLTLSLLAGAGSLGLSGLAGAHGDVIPQPVDTGNLKKLGPEWLDSNPYRGNPEAIHIGHSAFAQNCARCHGIDAISGGIAPDLRQLPAGEEGDAIFQGRIRHGSIRNGVTYMPPFENFLSQEAAWAIRSWLDTVHQE, encoded by the coding sequence ATGAAAGCCGTTACCCTCCGTCTGTTGACCCTGTCGCTGCTGGCTGGCGCAGGCAGCCTGGGCCTGTCCGGCCTGGCTGGCGCCCATGGCGACGTTATTCCGCAACCGGTGGATACCGGCAACCTGAAAAAACTCGGCCCGGAATGGCTGGACAGCAACCCCTACCGCGGCAACCCGGAAGCCATCCATATCGGCCATTCCGCCTTCGCGCAGAACTGTGCCCGCTGCCACGGCATCGACGCCATCTCCGGCGGCATCGCCCCGGACCTGCGCCAGCTGCCGGCCGGCGAGGAAGGCGATGCCATCTTCCAGGGCCGCATCCGCCATGGCTCCATCCGCAACGGCGTGACCTATATGCCGCCGTTCGAGAACTTCCTGTCGCAGGAAGCGGCCTGGGCTATCCGTTCCTGGCTCGATACCGTGCACCAGGAGTAA
- the adh gene encoding aldehyde dehydrogenase, giving the protein MLQQTLSTIQNTIPLRSQYDNFIGGKWVAPVRGQYFTNLSPVTGKALCEVARSTAEDIELALDAAHNAADRWGRSSPTERANVLLRIADRLEQYAPFIAAVETADNGKPLRETNAADIPLAIDHFRYFAGCVRAQEGSLSEIDENTIAYHFHEPLGVVGQIIPWNFPLLMAAWKLAPALGAGNCVVLKPAEQTPMAIMVLMELIGDLIPPGVLNVVNGFGLEAGKPLATNSRINKVAFTGETSTGRLIMQYASENIIPVTLELGGKSPNIFFEDVMNADDEFFDKALEGFAMFALNQGEVCTCPSRALVQESIYDAFIERAVARVKAIKQGNPYDMSTMIGAQASSDQLDKILSYIDIGRQEGAEVLTGGRRAQLGGDLAGGYYVEPTILAGHNKMRVFQEEIFGPVVAVTTFKTREEALQLANDTTFGLGAGVWTRDGSLAYRMGRGIKAGRVWTNCYHLYPAHAAFGGYKKSGIGRETHKMMLDHYQQTKNLLVSYSPNALGFF; this is encoded by the coding sequence ATGCTGCAACAGACCCTTAGCACCATCCAGAACACCATCCCGCTGCGCAGCCAGTACGACAACTTTATCGGCGGCAAATGGGTGGCCCCGGTGCGCGGCCAGTACTTCACTAACCTCAGCCCGGTAACCGGCAAGGCATTGTGCGAAGTAGCCCGCTCCACCGCCGAAGACATCGAACTGGCTCTGGATGCCGCCCACAACGCCGCCGACCGCTGGGGCCGCAGCTCGCCCACCGAGCGCGCCAATGTGCTGCTGCGCATCGCCGACCGCCTGGAGCAATACGCACCGTTCATCGCCGCCGTGGAAACCGCCGACAACGGCAAGCCGCTGCGCGAAACCAACGCCGCCGACATCCCTCTGGCCATCGACCACTTCCGCTACTTCGCCGGCTGCGTGCGGGCACAGGAAGGCAGCCTGAGCGAGATCGACGAGAACACCATTGCCTACCACTTCCACGAGCCGCTGGGCGTGGTGGGTCAGATCATTCCGTGGAACTTCCCGCTGCTGATGGCCGCCTGGAAACTGGCCCCGGCCCTGGGCGCCGGCAACTGCGTGGTGCTGAAGCCGGCCGAGCAGACCCCGATGGCCATCATGGTGCTGATGGAGCTGATCGGCGACCTGATCCCGCCGGGCGTGCTGAACGTGGTGAACGGTTTCGGCCTGGAAGCCGGCAAGCCGCTGGCCACCAACAGCCGCATCAACAAGGTGGCCTTCACCGGTGAAACCAGCACCGGCCGCCTGATCATGCAGTACGCCTCCGAAAACATTATTCCGGTCACCCTGGAGCTGGGCGGCAAATCGCCGAACATCTTCTTCGAAGACGTGATGAACGCCGACGACGAGTTCTTCGACAAGGCACTGGAAGGCTTTGCCATGTTCGCGCTGAACCAGGGCGAAGTGTGCACCTGCCCGAGCCGCGCACTGGTACAGGAATCCATCTACGACGCCTTCATCGAGCGCGCCGTGGCCCGCGTGAAAGCCATCAAGCAGGGCAACCCGTACGACATGAGCACCATGATCGGCGCCCAGGCTTCCAGCGATCAGCTGGACAAGATCCTGTCCTACATCGACATCGGCCGCCAGGAAGGCGCCGAGGTGCTGACCGGCGGTCGCCGTGCGCAACTGGGTGGCGATCTGGCCGGCGGCTACTACGTGGAACCGACCATCCTGGCCGGCCACAACAAGATGCGCGTGTTCCAGGAAGAAATCTTCGGGCCGGTGGTGGCGGTTACCACCTTCAAGACCCGCGAGGAAGCGCTGCAGCTGGCCAACGACACCACCTTCGGCCTGGGCGCCGGCGTGTGGACGCGCGACGGCTCGCTGGCCTACCGCATGGGCCGTGGCATCAAGGCTGGCCGCGTATGGACCAACTGCTACCACCTGTACCCGGCGCACGCCGCCTTCGGTGGTTACAAGAAGTCCGGCATCGGCCGCGAGACCCACAAGATGATGCTGGATCACTACCAGCAGACCAAGAACCTGCTGGTGAGCTACAGCCCCAACGCGCTGGGCTTCTTCTGA
- a CDS encoding PQQ-dependent catabolism-associated CXXCW motif protein, producing the protein MSLSRISVALLLLLGSHQLCHAGPVALPDGYRLQHYRAPTPDTLPGATVLDTAALQTLLAARQPLLLDVMAAGQVTAADGSSHWLPAHERQDLPGSVWLPNVGYGELAPAMAAYFQRELARLSGGRFEQPLVFYCLRDCWMSWNAARRALSLGYRQVYWYPSGSDGWAEAGLPLVVAQPVPL; encoded by the coding sequence ATGAGCCTGTCCCGTATCAGTGTTGCCCTGTTGCTGCTGCTGGGCAGCCATCAACTATGTCATGCCGGGCCGGTGGCGCTGCCGGACGGTTACCGCCTGCAGCACTACCGCGCCCCCACCCCCGACACCCTGCCCGGCGCCACGGTGCTGGACACCGCCGCGCTGCAGACACTGTTGGCCGCACGCCAGCCGTTGTTGCTGGACGTGATGGCCGCCGGCCAGGTCACCGCTGCCGACGGCAGCAGCCACTGGCTGCCGGCCCACGAGCGGCAGGACCTGCCGGGCAGCGTGTGGCTGCCCAATGTCGGCTACGGCGAACTGGCCCCGGCCATGGCCGCTTACTTCCAGCGCGAGCTGGCGCGGCTCAGTGGCGGCCGCTTCGAGCAGCCACTGGTGTTCTACTGCCTGCGCGACTGCTGGATGTCGTGGAACGCCGCCCGCCGCGCACTGAGCCTGGGTTACCGCCAGGTGTACTGGTACCCGTCCGGCAGCGACGGCTGGGCCGAGGCCGGCCTGCCGCTGGTAGTGGCGCAGCCGGTGCCGCTGTAG
- a CDS encoding quinoprotein dehydrogenase-associated SoxYZ-like carrier: MLRLLPALLCLLPACVLAASQAANQHNDPLHSVMWDVMQHTVLQDQPTVFDSRVVVSLPRQVEDGQRVPVSVDASALGQVEELLLFADYNPLPLALRFRIGSLRPTLAVAMRVNQATPVRAAARTADGVWHVGGQLVDAPGGGCALPTPTRNSTDWATLQGRLYGKLWPQDGRLRARLRIMHPMDTGLVGNTPRFHLNTLQLADGNGAPLASLTLEPPLAESPLFTFELPADTPGPLRINAGDSDGNRYQALLRSLP, translated from the coding sequence ATGCTGCGCCTGCTGCCAGCCCTGCTCTGCCTGCTGCCCGCCTGCGTGCTGGCCGCCAGCCAGGCAGCCAATCAGCACAATGACCCGCTGCACTCGGTGATGTGGGACGTGATGCAGCACACCGTCTTGCAGGACCAGCCGACGGTGTTCGACAGCCGCGTGGTAGTGAGCCTGCCGCGGCAGGTGGAAGACGGCCAGCGCGTGCCGGTCAGCGTGGATGCCAGCGCGCTGGGGCAGGTGGAGGAGCTGCTGCTGTTCGCCGATTACAACCCGCTGCCGCTGGCGCTGCGTTTTCGCATTGGCAGCCTGCGGCCAACCCTGGCGGTGGCCATGCGCGTCAACCAGGCCACGCCGGTACGCGCCGCGGCCCGCACCGCCGACGGGGTATGGCATGTCGGCGGGCAGCTGGTGGATGCGCCCGGTGGCGGCTGCGCACTGCCCACCCCCACCCGCAACAGTACCGACTGGGCCACGCTGCAAGGCCGGCTGTACGGCAAGCTGTGGCCACAGGATGGCCGGCTGCGCGCGCGGCTGCGCATCATGCACCCGATGGATACCGGCCTGGTGGGCAACACGCCGCGCTTCCACCTGAACACCCTGCAACTGGCCGATGGCAACGGTGCGCCGCTGGCCAGCCTGACACTTGAGCCGCCGCTGGCGGAAAGCCCGCTGTTCACCTTCGAGCTGCCGGCCGATACCCCCGGCCCGCTGCGCATCAACGCCGGCGACAGCGACGGCAACCGCTACCAGGCACTGCTGCGGAGCCTGCCATGA
- the nosP gene encoding nitric oxide-sensing protein NosP, with product MIANQTQPVRRCHVYSADPEQAADELYQQLWQPDCSLVLLFVAPDYQLDKLAPALARRFGEVPVVGCTTAGEISPDGYRCHSIVGASFAAPDFFSVVKRIDALPDFDLSDALGTVMAARYALGQKASFPLERRTFALLLVDGLSAREEQLAGRLARALGDIPICGGSAGDNMRFERTHVLVDGEFVSDSAVLVLVATRHPFEVFKSEHSVRSGERLVVTEADSERRLVTEINAEPAAAEYARMLGVAPEKLSPLSFAAHPLVLNVGGVPYVRSIQRINPDLSLSFFCAVDEGIVLSGTRAVDIVDNLAHTFRDLRGRLGQFQVVLGFDCILRTLPLMNSDAIARLSGLLAANAVVGFSTYGEQYQAMHVNQTFTGIAIGYGHGDD from the coding sequence ATGATTGCCAACCAGACACAGCCGGTGCGCCGCTGCCATGTATACAGCGCCGACCCGGAACAGGCCGCCGACGAACTCTACCAGCAGCTGTGGCAGCCGGATTGCTCGCTGGTGCTGCTGTTCGTGGCGCCGGACTACCAGCTGGACAAGCTGGCCCCCGCCCTCGCCCGCCGCTTCGGCGAGGTACCGGTGGTGGGCTGTACCACCGCCGGCGAGATCAGCCCGGACGGCTACCGCTGCCATTCCATCGTCGGCGCCAGCTTTGCCGCACCGGATTTTTTCTCGGTGGTGAAGCGCATCGACGCGCTGCCGGATTTCGACCTCTCCGACGCACTGGGCACGGTGATGGCGGCGCGCTACGCGCTGGGGCAGAAGGCGAGCTTCCCGCTGGAGCGGCGCACCTTCGCGCTGCTGCTGGTGGACGGGCTGTCGGCACGCGAGGAACAACTGGCCGGCCGCCTGGCGCGCGCGCTGGGCGATATTCCGATCTGCGGCGGCTCCGCCGGCGACAATATGCGCTTCGAGCGCACCCATGTGCTGGTGGACGGCGAGTTCGTCAGCGACAGCGCGGTGCTTGTGCTGGTGGCCACCCGCCACCCGTTCGAGGTGTTCAAGTCCGAGCACAGCGTGCGTAGCGGCGAACGGCTGGTGGTGACCGAGGCCGACAGCGAGCGCCGGCTGGTCACCGAGATCAACGCCGAGCCGGCCGCCGCCGAGTACGCGCGCATGCTGGGCGTGGCGCCGGAAAAACTGTCGCCGCTGTCCTTTGCCGCCCACCCGCTGGTGCTCAATGTCGGCGGCGTGCCCTATGTGCGCTCCATCCAGCGCATCAACCCCGACCTGAGCCTGAGCTTCTTCTGCGCGGTGGACGAAGGCATCGTGCTGTCCGGCACCCGCGCGGTGGACATCGTGGACAACCTGGCGCACACCTTCCGCGATTTGCGCGGCCGGCTGGGACAGTTCCAGGTGGTGCTGGGCTTCGACTGCATCCTGCGCACCCTGCCGCTGATGAACTCGGACGCCATCGCCCGCCTGTCCGGCCTGCTGGCGGCCAACGCCGTAGTGGGGTTTTCCACCTACGGCGAGCAATACCAGGCCATGCACGTGAACCAGACTTTCACCGGCATCGCCATCGGCTACGGACACGGCGATGACTGA
- a CDS encoding ABC transporter substrate-binding protein has translation MRRRQLLAALLLAPLLALPAARAASLDDIRATGTLKVAVYRDFPPFSFVQGGELVGIDVELARAIGKKLALPVSFMTITPADDVDGDLRNAVWKGHYLGGGTADLMLHVPFDPELARRNDNAVLFGAYYREQLAWAGNKLPASVQQIDTQRVALENDSLGDLYLSALQGGRLRGQLQHYPDTSTACRAVADGRAEIAFGTRSELEWGLYGSQVQLGQPQLPGVIKPSWEIGMATKESLHDLAWAVGDALTELRSSGELAAIFQHYHASYRPADEH, from the coding sequence ATGCGCCGCCGTCAGCTGCTGGCCGCCCTGTTGCTGGCCCCCCTGCTCGCCCTGCCGGCCGCGCGTGCGGCCAGCCTGGACGACATCCGCGCCACCGGCACGCTGAAGGTGGCGGTGTATCGCGACTTTCCGCCGTTCTCCTTCGTGCAGGGCGGCGAGCTGGTGGGCATCGATGTCGAGCTGGCGCGCGCCATCGGCAAGAAGCTGGCGCTGCCGGTGAGCTTCATGACCATCACCCCGGCCGATGACGTGGACGGCGATCTGCGCAACGCAGTGTGGAAAGGCCACTACCTGGGCGGTGGCACCGCCGACCTGATGCTGCACGTGCCGTTCGACCCGGAGCTGGCGCGCCGCAACGACAACGCCGTGCTGTTCGGCGCCTACTACCGTGAACAGCTGGCCTGGGCCGGCAACAAGCTGCCCGCTTCGGTGCAGCAGATCGACACCCAGCGCGTGGCGCTGGAAAACGACAGCCTGGGCGACTTGTACCTGTCCGCACTGCAGGGCGGCCGGCTGCGCGGCCAACTACAGCACTACCCCGACACGAGCACCGCCTGCCGTGCGGTGGCCGATGGCCGCGCCGAAATCGCCTTCGGCACCCGCAGCGAGCTGGAATGGGGGCTGTATGGCAGCCAGGTGCAGCTGGGCCAGCCGCAGCTGCCCGGCGTCATCAAGCCCAGCTGGGAAATCGGCATGGCTACCAAGGAGAGCCTGCATGATCTGGCCTGGGCGGTGGGCGATGCCCTGACCGAACTGCGTAGCAGCGGCGAACTGGCGGCGATCTTCCAGCACTACCACGCCAGCTACCGGCCGGCGGACGAGCACTAG
- a CDS encoding NahK/ErcS family hybrid sensor histidine kinase/response regulator, giving the protein MTEHDTDRLAALERDNAKLRKINEALMRRVELGLADNGNSFTFFQVAAELETRIQERTRALEKAMADLEASNFALQEATRAAELAKNQLHVAVETIADGFALWDRDHRLLHCNRKFAEMFPPLKQLIAPGLPFETLVRAAVAARLIRDAEADPEAWIAMRLAQQQAPQDSLILAMSDGSWQRVSERAIAGGGRVAIYTDITEIKRQETLLRERDLAAHSQLLHATMNSIRQGLAVFDGDGRLMEWNQRFVELTQPTQAELDSGQLAEWARCCPLGGTLEHATPAGLMLEVQYNPMPGGGFVMSYTDISERKEAEQALRDSEAKIRLVTDAMPALIAYVDNHQIYRFTNLSYESWFGMPRSEINGRTMREVLGPELFDARSHYVERALAGEASVFELTLPAPRQHIEFAHATFIPHFASDGSVLGFFALIQDITESRRAALELQQAKEQLEVRVEERTTELSVANGRLREAIRTVEDAQQSKTRFFAAASHDLLQPLNAARLFLASLAGQALPPTARGLAEKTGTALEAVDDLINTLLEISRLDAGAVETELRHFPVAQLLDQVAEEFAPLAEAKSLRLQLHAGHAIVHSDWVLLGRMIRNFLSNAIRYTREGGILLGCRPQPDGLLIGVWDQGLGIPGDKLAQVFHEFQRLPEHHSLCPKGMGLGLAIVSRLARRLGYRIVVQSQFGRGSLFGVVVPYGDAAAVAAAPQLEAPQPQALPPQRQGATILLIDNEASILEGMCTLLSDWHYRPLPAASASEAIALLQQQNVVPDAILADYHLDHGSTGVDAIRSINHHLGRTLPAALITADRSDEVRQLAEQGGWAWLGKPVRPARLRTLLAHLTQPAANL; this is encoded by the coding sequence ATGACTGAACACGACACCGACAGGTTGGCCGCACTGGAGCGCGACAACGCCAAGCTGCGCAAGATCAACGAGGCGCTGATGCGCCGCGTGGAGCTGGGCCTGGCCGACAACGGCAACTCCTTCACCTTCTTCCAGGTGGCCGCCGAGCTGGAAACCCGCATCCAGGAACGCACCCGCGCGCTGGAAAAGGCCATGGCCGATCTGGAGGCCAGCAACTTCGCGCTACAGGAGGCCACCCGCGCCGCCGAGCTGGCCAAGAACCAGCTGCACGTGGCGGTGGAAACCATTGCCGACGGCTTTGCGCTGTGGGACCGCGACCACCGCCTGCTGCACTGCAACCGCAAGTTCGCCGAGATGTTCCCGCCGCTCAAGCAGCTGATCGCGCCGGGCCTGCCGTTCGAAACCCTGGTGCGCGCCGCGGTGGCGGCGCGGCTGATCCGCGATGCCGAGGCCGACCCGGAAGCCTGGATCGCCATGCGCCTGGCGCAGCAGCAGGCACCGCAGGACAGCCTGATCCTGGCGATGAGCGACGGCAGCTGGCAGCGGGTGAGCGAGCGCGCCATCGCCGGCGGCGGCCGGGTGGCGATCTACACCGACATCACCGAAATCAAGCGCCAGGAAACCCTGCTGCGCGAGCGCGACCTGGCGGCGCATTCGCAGCTGCTGCACGCCACCATGAACAGCATCCGCCAGGGCCTGGCGGTGTTCGATGGCGACGGCCGGCTGATGGAATGGAACCAGCGCTTCGTGGAGCTGACCCAGCCGACACAGGCCGAACTGGACAGTGGCCAGCTGGCGGAATGGGCGCGCTGCTGCCCGCTGGGCGGCACGCTGGAACACGCCACGCCGGCCGGGCTGATGCTGGAAGTGCAGTACAACCCGATGCCGGGCGGCGGCTTCGTGATGAGTTACACCGATATCAGCGAGCGCAAGGAGGCGGAGCAGGCGCTGCGCGACAGCGAAGCCAAGATCCGCCTGGTGACCGACGCCATGCCGGCGCTGATCGCCTACGTGGACAACCACCAGATCTACCGCTTCACCAACCTCAGCTACGAAAGCTGGTTCGGCATGCCGCGCTCCGAGATCAACGGTCGCACCATGCGCGAAGTGCTGGGGCCGGAGCTGTTCGACGCCCGCAGCCACTACGTGGAACGGGCACTGGCCGGCGAAGCCTCGGTGTTCGAGCTGACGCTGCCGGCGCCGCGCCAGCACATCGAATTCGCCCACGCCACCTTCATCCCGCACTTCGCCAGCGACGGCAGCGTGCTGGGCTTCTTCGCGCTGATCCAGGACATCACCGAAAGCCGCCGCGCCGCGCTGGAGCTGCAGCAGGCCAAGGAACAGCTGGAAGTACGGGTGGAGGAGCGCACCACCGAGCTGTCGGTGGCCAACGGCCGCCTGCGCGAGGCGATACGCACGGTGGAAGATGCGCAGCAGAGCAAGACGCGCTTCTTTGCCGCCGCCAGCCACGACCTGCTGCAACCGCTGAACGCGGCGCGGCTGTTCCTCGCCTCGCTGGCCGGCCAGGCGCTGCCGCCCACCGCGCGCGGCCTGGCGGAAAAAACCGGCACCGCGCTGGAGGCGGTGGACGACCTGATCAACACCCTGCTGGAAATCTCGCGGCTGGATGCCGGCGCGGTGGAAACCGAGCTGCGCCACTTCCCGGTGGCACAGCTGCTGGACCAGGTGGCGGAGGAATTCGCCCCGCTGGCCGAGGCCAAGTCGCTGCGGCTGCAGCTGCACGCCGGCCACGCCATCGTGCACAGCGACTGGGTGCTGCTGGGGCGCATGATCCGCAACTTCCTGTCCAACGCCATCCGCTACACCCGCGAAGGCGGCATCCTGCTGGGCTGCCGGCCACAGCCGGACGGGCTGCTGATCGGCGTGTGGGACCAGGGGCTGGGCATTCCCGGCGACAAGCTGGCGCAGGTGTTCCACGAATTCCAGCGCCTGCCGGAACACCACAGCCTGTGCCCCAAGGGCATGGGCCTGGGGCTGGCCATCGTCAGCCGCCTGGCGCGGCGGCTGGGCTACCGCATCGTGGTGCAGTCGCAATTCGGCCGCGGCTCGCTGTTCGGCGTGGTGGTGCCCTATGGCGATGCCGCCGCGGTGGCCGCCGCGCCACAGCTGGAGGCGCCGCAGCCGCAGGCGCTGCCGCCACAGCGCCAGGGCGCCACCATCCTGCTGATCGACAACGAGGCCAGCATCCTGGAAGGCATGTGCACGTTGCTGAGCGACTGGCACTACCGGCCGCTGCCCGCCGCCTCGGCCAGCGAGGCCATCGCCCTGCTGCAGCAGCAGAACGTGGTGCCGGATGCGATCCTGGCCGACTACCATCTGGATCACGGCTCCACCGGCGTGGACGCCATCCGCAGCATCAACCACCACCTTGGCCGCACCTTGCCGGCAGCGCTGATCACCGCCGACCGCAGCGACGAAGTGCGCCAGCTGGCGGAACAGGGCGGCTGGGCCTGGTTGGGCAAACCGGTGCGCCCGGCACGGCTGCGCACGCTGCTGGCGCACCTGACGCAGCCTGCGGCCAACCTTTGA
- a CDS encoding DUF779 domain-containing protein, producing MVSRVDITPAAAEMVQKLTARHGPLMFHQSGGCCDGSAPMCYPQGEFHLGEQDVLLGEIAGAPFYMSAFQFEYFRHTHLTIDLVAGRGASFSVEAPEGMRFLTRSRLFSDEELAELAKDSPTTSQGSTS from the coding sequence ATGGTCAGCCGCGTAGACATCACCCCCGCCGCAGCGGAAATGGTGCAGAAACTTACCGCCCGCCATGGCCCGCTGATGTTCCACCAGTCCGGCGGCTGCTGCGACGGCAGTGCGCCAATGTGCTACCCGCAGGGTGAATTCCACCTTGGCGAGCAGGACGTGCTGCTGGGCGAAATCGCCGGCGCACCGTTCTACATGAGCGCCTTCCAGTTCGAGTACTTCCGCCACACCCACCTCACCATCGACCTGGTGGCCGGCCGTGGTGCGAGTTTTTCGGTAGAGGCGCCGGAAGGCATGCGTTTTCTCACTCGCTCGCGGCTGTTCAGCGACGAGGAGCTGGCCGAACTGGCCAAGGATTCACCCACCACATCGCAAGGAAGCACATCATGA